A window from Lampris incognitus isolate fLamInc1 chromosome 5, fLamInc1.hap2, whole genome shotgun sequence encodes these proteins:
- the LOC130112256 gene encoding zinc finger BED domain-containing protein 4-like yields the protein MFQAQSGDQVKEKLMTGKLTESEQPTEHAHGEDGVTVQSEEKRQQREIEESEEEEEQPPPCKRAIISLLEEFSAAEEDLKRKISSNGTTPIQHQTDRELQMYQEMPPTVTSDHPAAWWWNNRTTYPLLSEVAFSYLCVQASSTPSERVFSTAGETVCLERARIPPEKADMRIFLKKNC from the coding sequence ATGTTTCAAGCACAAAGTGGGGACCAGGTCAAGGAAAAGTTGATGACAGGAAAGCTGACTGAGTCCGAGCAGCCAACAGAGCATGCCCATGGAGAAGATGGTGTAACAGTGCAGTCAGAAGAGAAAAGACAACAAAGAGAAATTgaggagagtgaggaagaggaggagcagccACCTCCCTGCAAGAGGGCTATAATATCTCTGCTGGAGGAGTTTTCTGCTGCTGAAGAGGACCTGAAGAGGAAAATATCATCAAACGGCACCACGCCCATCCAGcaccagactgacagagagctgcAGATGTACCAAGAGATGCCTCCAACAGTGACATCTGATCACCCTGCTGCCTGGTGGTGGAACAACAGAACCACTTATCCTTTGCTATCTGAGGTGGCATTTTCGTATTTGTGTGTGCAGGCCTCCTCAACCCCAAGTGAGAGGGTTTTCTCCACCGCTGGAGAAACTGTTTGTCTAGAAAGAGCCCGCATACCACCTGAGAAGGCTGATATGCGGATCTTTCTGAAGAAAAACTGTTGA